One Nicotiana sylvestris chromosome 12, ASM39365v2, whole genome shotgun sequence genomic window carries:
- the LOC104235156 gene encoding chlorophyll a-b binding protein, chloroplastic yields MASACASSAIAAVAFSSPSSQKNGSIVGATKASFLGGKRLRVSKHVAPAGSRSVAVSAVAADPDRPLWFPGSTPPPWLDGSLPGDFGFDPLGLASDPESLKWNQQAELVHCRWAMLGAAGIFIPEFLTKIGILNTPSWYTAGEQEYFTDTTTLFVIELVLIGWAEGRRWADIIKPGCVNTDPIFPNNKLTGTDVGYPGGLWFDPLGWGSGSPEKIKELRTKEIKNGRLAMLAVMGAWFQHIYTGTGPIDNLFAHLADPGHATIFAAFSPK; encoded by the exons ATGGCCTCTGCCTGTGCTTCATCAGCCATTGCAGCAGTTGCATTCTCTTCTCCAAG TTCCCAGAAAAATGGATCAATTGTAGGAGCAACAAAGGCTTCTTTCCTTGGAGGGAAAAGATTGAGAGTAAGCAAACACGTCGCACCAGCTGGATCAAGATCGGTTGCTGTCTCTGCTGTTGCTGCTGACCCTGATAGACCCCTCTGGTTCCCTGGCAGTACCCCTCCTCCATGGCTCGATGGCAG CCTCCCTGGGGACTTTGGTTTCGACCCTCTTGGTCTTG CATCTGACCCGGAGAGCTTGAAATGGAACCAGCAGGCAGAACTTGTACACTGCAGATGGGCAATGTTAGGTGCTGCAGGCATTTTCATCCCAGAATTCCTAACAAAGATTGGCATTCTTAACACACCTTCATGGTACACTGCTGGTGAACAAGAATACTTCACCGATACAACCACTCTCTTCGTCATTGAGTTGGTGCTTATTGGCTGGGCTGAGGGAAGAAGGTGGGCAGATATCATCAAGCCTGGGTGCGTAAACACAGACCCCATCTTCCCTAACAACAAGCTCACGGGCACAGATGTCGGATATCCAGGAGGCTTATGGTTTGATCCTTTAGGTTGGGGATCTGGTTCTCCTGAAAAGATCAAGGAGTTGAGGACAAAGGAGATCAAGAACGGAAGGCTGGCCATGTTGGCTGTCATGGGTGCATGGTTCCAACACATCTACACTGGAACAGGACCAATTGACAACCTTTTCGCTCACCTTGCTGATCCTGGTCACGCCACTATTTTTGCT GCTTTCAGCCCCAAGTAA